Within Rhododendron vialii isolate Sample 1 chromosome 12a, ASM3025357v1, the genomic segment AATTGCGGTTTTGTAAAATTTCGAGCCATAAATTTTTATGTGACAAatttaatgatggaaattaatttttgtgtGAGAAATAAAATTGTATAACATATAGACACCTCATCTACAAACTCTAAAAACCACATGAGTTGGTCAGAATTATCAATATACTGCATGGTCTGGAGTTCAGACTACCCGATAATTCTGATGCCAACTTTCAATTGGctgttttttttggggggagCGGGGTACAAATTTTCTCGAGTTCTGGACAGTGGGTCATATCCTGTTTAAGATACTATTGTAAAACAGTAAAGCAAATGTTGTTTAATACAGAAAACATAcgattttgtttgtgtttttccttttgtataTTATATGTGAGCACCAGATTTTCAGCTGATGTACATCTTGCGATTAAACTTCAGCTCCAAGTCTTATATCGAAGTTACAATTCAATGGTTTTTGCTAATCCTCTCTTTAGCCATTGACATGTTTTCGTGCTTCTCCAATGCAGGTGGTATGAAAGTGAAGGCTGACAGGGATGAATCTTCACCCTACGCTGCCATGCTTGCAGCCCAAGATGTTACGCAACGATGCAAGGTCTTTGCGTTTTCCGTTCATTTTTTCTGCTAGACAAACATGATTGAGCATGCACATGACCCTTGGATAGAGTGGTTGAATAATGAAGTTTCTTCTTGAATGTAATAGCATAGCTGCATAAAGAACGGAGAGTAGTTCCCTCAACTCCTTTTTTACCAACTGGCATCTGTagtgttttccttttcattgctctctctctctctctctccacacactTTAAGCTTATATGCATGATTGAATGTATAATGTATTGATTATTACTTGAACTGACATCTATTGGACTCTACTAATCTATGATGAATGCAGGAGCTTGGCATAAATGCTCTTCATATTAAGCTCCGCGCTACAGGAGGTAACAAAACCAAGACACCTGGTCCAGGTGCCCAGTCTGCCCTCCGTGCTCTTGCTCGTTCAGGCATGAAAATTGGTCGCAATGGTATGAAGAAACCTCTCCTTTCAGCTTGTTTTTACtaggcttttgtttttttgtttgttgtactTTTGCAATGGGTAACCAACTGGTTTCGGGTTGTTTAGCTTTACTGCCTTTATTTTTGCAACTTCTGATTTTACTAGGAGAATATCCCACTACAAATTTTGTTTGCTTGTGTTTTACTTCCCAAATTTCTTGGCCCTTTCGGTAGGTTACATATTATTGCTCCCAAAACCTGATAGATATTAGATATAATAGGACTTCATTCCATGTTCACTGCATAATGCTTAATGAAATTGTCAATTGTGTATGCAACTCTCTGGATGAATGGTTGCTAATTTATCATCTCCCTTGTTGCAGAGGATGTGACTCCTATTCCCACAGACAGTACTCGCAGAAAGGGTGGCAGAAGGGGGAGGCATCTGTGAGTGATGGTATATAGATGACGAAGTCCAAGCTCGGACGATgggattttcccattttcgcaCTACAACACATATGGGTTTTTGTAGCATAATCTAATAGCGTTTATCCAAGAATGCTGTCATAGAGATCCAAATACTTGCTGTCTAGAAGTTAAGATAGCAGTCCGGTACTGTAGTAACACGGAAGACGTTTAATAGCGTTTTCATTTAACTCAATTATAGCGTACACCCACGATCTCATTTGGTGGGAAACAAAATCACTCGGTGGGAAATCCCCAAACCTCTGAAATTCCAATCGATGGGGGAAAAAATGGCGCCTTGTGTAGAAATTTGATAACTATTTCGGTGGaaggaagagaaacaaaaaacaagttctttctttcttactaatcaaactttctttcttttatttctttccccACTAACTTACAACCAGATAGTACTCTATTTATAGTGCTAAACAAGACTCTTAAAATTCGTATTAAAAACAGCTTTAAAACAGAACAGTAAATTCTGACCCTTCCTTGCTAAAACTGCCATAACTCTCTGTAGAAGACTCCAAACGCACCCCTTGGCCTTTCAGCTACAAAGCCTCTTGACCTTTTATTTTCCACTAACTTCTAAATTTAAAAACCCACTAAAGATAGCATTTAATGTTTATTCAACAAAACTCCCCCATAAACTTAAATGCTTCTACCATCCTTCATGCCAATCATCTTCTTGCATTTGTCGAGAAGTACTTTCGGTAGCGGTTTTGTGAAGATATCGGCAGCTTGATCCTGACTTGCCACATGTACCAATTCCACACTTCCTTCCTTCACATGATCTCGGATAAAGTGAAAACGAACGTCGATGTGTTTGCTTCTTTCATGGTTCACTGGATTCTTTGCCAACTCAATTGCTGATTTGTTGTCAACTTGAATCACGGTTGCACCTAGTTGCTTTAGC encodes:
- the LOC131310388 gene encoding small ribosomal subunit protein uS11 isoform X2, producing the protein MCMLQHVTDLSGRETLVRITGGMKVKADRDESSPYAAMLAAQDVTQRCKELGINALHIKLRATGGNKTKTPGPGAQSALRALARSGMKIGRNEDVTPIPTDSTRRKGGRRGRRL
- the LOC131310388 gene encoding small ribosomal subunit protein uS11 isoform X1 is translated as MCMLQHVTDLSGRETLVRITGGMKVKADRDESSPYAAMLAAQDVTQRCKELGINALHIKLRATGGNKTKTPGPGAQSALRALARSGMKIGRNEDVTPIPTDSTRRKGGRRGRHL